A genomic segment from Ptychodera flava strain L36383 chromosome 23 unlocalized genomic scaffold, AS_Pfla_20210202 Scaffold_23__1_contigs__length_28996876_pilon, whole genome shotgun sequence encodes:
- the LOC139123532 gene encoding uncharacterized protein, whose product MRFTIAVALIFAVTFADDSVDLPFHSKPWICTHLVKIVYDYAIMNVVATSGVDCFDELMALPDIIKDMTPIKIFPTYMVVGPYIGKSKTSRSVVVFEDDLESKNLGTKIKDTFPVECLKCNMEYYGDNIAVASCNDLTMEECPERLSGEMYWDPPGNITSSSDAEFCMYRKENGTHKYICMIFDADLDVQC is encoded by the exons ATGAGGTTTACAATTGCAGTCGCACTCATTTTTGCTGTCACATTCGCTGACGACAGTGTCGACCTACCATTTCATTCTAAGCCGTGGATTTGTACACATCTTGTCAAGATAGTATACGATTATGCGATAATGAATGTGGTCGCAACGTCAGGAGTGGACTGCTTCGATGAGTTGATGGCCTTGCCTGATATAATCAAAGATATGACCCCGATCAAGATCTTTCCGACCTACATGGTTGTTGGACCATACATTGGCAAAAGCAAAACCTCCAGATCCGTTGTTGTATTTGAAGATGACCTTGAAAGTAAAAACCTG GGAACAAAGATTAAAGATACATTTCCTGTTGAATGCTTAAAGTGCAATATGGAATATTATGGTGATAATATTGCAGTGGCCTCATGCAACGATCTGACTATGGAA GAGTGTCCAGAACGACTTTCGGGAGAAATGTACTGGGATCCACCGGGGAACATTACATCGTCTTCAGACGCTGAGTTTTGTATGTACAGGAAGGAAAATGGTACACATAAATATATCTGCATGATCTTCGACGCCGATCTCGACGTACAGTGCTAG